GGGTCCGTCTCCTGGATCTCCGCCTGCGTCCTGCCCTCGTACGCGCCGTAGTCCCACTCCATCAGCGCGTCCCAGTCCCGCGCGCGGTCGCCGAATCCGGCGAGGTCGCAGGTCTCGCGTGCGCGGGAGAGCGGGCTGGTCAGCACTTCGGCGTCCGGGAGGCCGTCCCAGGGATGCCTGTGCAGCCGCTCCCCGAGGAGCTTCGCCGAGCGGCGGCCCTCGTCGAGGAGCGGGATGTCCGTACGGCCGGTGTGCCGGCCGAGCAGGGACCATTCGGTCTGGCCGTGCCGGCCCAGGAATATGCGCGGTGCCATGAGTCCATCATCACCGGCGGCCGCGGTGTGCGCCCGGCGGTGATCCGGGACGGCCCGAGGAGCCCGTTTCCGC
The Streptomyces tirandamycinicus DNA segment above includes these coding regions:
- a CDS encoding histidine phosphatase family protein, which translates into the protein MAPRIFLGRHGQTEWSLLGRHTGRTDIPLLDEGRRSAKLLGERLHRHPWDGLPDAEVLTSPLSRARETCDLAGFGDRARDWDALMEWDYGAYEGRTQAEIQETDPDWFIWRDGVPVGVPGAPSRGETLAELSERADGIVEYVRSADRDVLAFAHGHILRVLCARWIGEDVSFAARIKLSPASLSVLGWAYGAPAVERWNDTGHLGT